One genomic segment of Pseudomonas sp. p1(2021b) includes these proteins:
- the ehuA gene encoding ectoine/hydroxyectoine ABC transporter ATP-binding protein EhuA: MIAPVSNLATLATSPQQRDHAMPEPTIAQPIVAFRDVTKRYGNFTVLDGLNLEVAPGEKVAIIGPSGSGKSTLLRVLMTLEGIDQGMIEVDGESLTHMPGRNGGLVSANERHVRRVRAKIGMVFQSFNLFPHMSALQNVIEAPVQVLGVKPAEARERAAELLEMVGLGTKFDHYPSQLSGGQQQRVAIARALAMRPKVMLFDEVTSALDPELCGEVLNVIRRLGSEHNLTMLMVTHQMGFAREFADRVCFFYKGQIHEQGAPAQLYENPQQERTRAFLSAVREAN; encoded by the coding sequence ATGATCGCGCCTGTCTCGAACCTCGCCACCCTTGCCACCAGCCCCCAGCAGCGGGACCACGCCATGCCGGAACCGACCATCGCCCAGCCGATCGTCGCCTTCCGCGACGTGACCAAGCGCTACGGCAACTTCACCGTGCTCGATGGCCTGAACCTGGAAGTCGCCCCGGGCGAAAAAGTGGCGATCATCGGCCCCAGCGGCTCGGGTAAGTCCACTCTGCTGCGTGTGCTCATGACCCTTGAAGGGATCGACCAGGGCATGATCGAGGTGGATGGCGAGTCGCTGACCCACATGCCCGGGCGCAACGGTGGCCTGGTCAGTGCCAACGAACGCCACGTTCGCCGCGTGCGTGCGAAGATCGGCATGGTGTTCCAGAGCTTCAACCTGTTCCCGCACATGAGTGCCCTGCAGAACGTCATCGAGGCACCGGTCCAGGTGCTCGGCGTCAAGCCTGCCGAGGCCCGTGAGCGTGCCGCCGAGCTGTTGGAGATGGTAGGGCTGGGCACCAAGTTCGATCACTACCCCTCGCAGCTTTCCGGTGGCCAGCAGCAGCGCGTGGCGATCGCCCGGGCCCTGGCCATGCGACCGAAGGTGATGTTGTTCGACGAGGTGACATCGGCGCTGGACCCCGAGCTATGCGGGGAGGTCCTGAATGTGATCCGCCGGCTGGGCAGCGAGCACAACCTGACCATGCTCATGGTCACCCACCAGATGGGCTTCGCCCGTGAGTTCGCCGACCGGGTGTGCTTCTTCTACAAGGGCCAGATCCATGAACAGGGCGCGCCGGCCCAGCTTTACGAGAACCCCCAGCAGGAGCGGACCCGGGCTTTCCTGAGCGCGGTCAGGGAGGCCAACTGA
- a CDS encoding BCCT family transporter codes for MATEENVETLALGVTDPSQTEEAKRDRHLEGKIDWIVFGITSILAIAFVIWGFVSQASLAASASTAQSWVIVNFGWFFVLTSTLFVVFVLWLAASRYGKVPLGRDGERPEFRTVSWVAMMFSAGMGIGLMFFGVAEPLSHYVSPPPGTAAAQSSEAMQVAMATTLFHWTLHPWAMYAIVGLVIAYGTFRRGRSQLISTAFRPLIGRHANGPIGRLIDMMAIFATLFGSAASLGLGALQIAGGLEYNGWIEHPGKIFYISIITLLTVAFVASAVSGIGKGIQWLSNTNMVLALALALFTFIVGPTLLMLNLLPTSIGVYIEMLPQMMARTSASGGEQMDNWLAGWTVFYWAWWISWTPFVGMFIARISRGRTIRQFVTGVLLVPSLVSLIWFTVFGGAGIDALQEGTYQLVNGAVNSNHALYQLLESYPWASVTSVLVMVLVGIFFVSGADAASLVMGTLSERGTTDPSRATVIFWGALTGTVAAIMLAIGDPNNPGEALTGLQNLTIVVSLPFVIVMVLLCLALYRDLRKDPMMLRHLRGTELIEKAVLYGAVKHGEEFYIVVQEKKSSTKRAHTEAQATEL; via the coding sequence ATGGCAACGGAAGAGAACGTTGAAACCCTCGCGCTTGGCGTGACGGACCCTTCGCAGACCGAAGAGGCCAAACGGGATCGTCACTTGGAAGGCAAGATCGACTGGATCGTCTTCGGCATCACCAGCATCCTCGCAATCGCATTCGTCATATGGGGCTTCGTCAGCCAGGCAAGCCTCGCGGCCAGCGCCTCCACGGCCCAGTCCTGGGTCATCGTCAACTTCGGTTGGTTCTTCGTCCTCACTTCCACGCTGTTCGTGGTGTTCGTGCTCTGGCTGGCGGCGAGCCGCTACGGCAAGGTGCCGCTGGGGCGTGATGGCGAACGCCCCGAGTTTCGTACCGTGTCGTGGGTGGCGATGATGTTCAGCGCCGGCATGGGCATTGGCCTGATGTTCTTCGGCGTGGCCGAACCGCTGTCGCACTATGTGTCCCCGCCGCCCGGCACCGCCGCGGCGCAAAGCAGCGAGGCGATGCAGGTGGCCATGGCCACCACGCTGTTCCATTGGACCCTGCACCCCTGGGCCATGTATGCGATCGTCGGCCTGGTGATCGCCTACGGCACCTTCCGCCGCGGGCGTTCGCAACTGATCTCCACGGCATTCCGCCCGTTGATCGGCCGCCACGCCAACGGCCCCATCGGCCGCCTGATCGACATGATGGCGATCTTCGCCACCCTGTTCGGCTCGGCCGCCTCGCTGGGCCTGGGCGCCCTGCAGATCGCCGGCGGCCTGGAGTACAACGGCTGGATCGAACACCCGGGCAAGATCTTCTACATCTCGATCATCACCCTGCTCACCGTGGCTTTCGTCGCCTCGGCGGTCTCGGGCATCGGCAAGGGCATCCAGTGGCTGTCCAACACCAACATGGTGCTGGCCCTGGCGCTGGCGCTGTTCACCTTCATCGTCGGCCCGACCCTGCTGATGTTGAACCTGCTGCCGACCTCCATCGGCGTCTACATCGAAATGCTGCCGCAGATGATGGCCCGCACCAGTGCCAGCGGCGGCGAACAGATGGACAACTGGCTGGCCGGCTGGACCGTGTTCTACTGGGCATGGTGGATCTCCTGGACACCGTTCGTGGGCATGTTCATCGCCCGCATCAGCCGCGGCCGCACCATCCGCCAGTTCGTCACCGGCGTGCTGCTGGTACCGAGCCTGGTGAGCCTGATCTGGTTTACCGTCTTCGGCGGCGCCGGCATCGACGCCCTGCAGGAAGGCACCTACCAGCTGGTCAATGGCGCGGTGAACAGCAACCATGCGCTGTACCAGTTGCTGGAAAGCTACCCGTGGGCCTCGGTGACCTCGGTACTGGTGATGGTCCTGGTGGGTATTTTCTTCGTCTCCGGCGCAGACGCCGCCTCCCTGGTGATGGGCACGCTGTCCGAGCGCGGCACCACCGACCCGTCTCGTGCCACGGTGATCTTCTGGGGCGCCCTGACCGGCACGGTGGCGGCGATCATGCTGGCCATCGGCGACCCGAACAACCCGGGCGAGGCCCTGACGGGCCTGCAGAACCTGACCATCGTCGTGTCGCTGCCCTTCGTCATCGTGATGGTGCTGCTGTGCCTGGCGCTGTACCGCGACCTGCGCAAGGACCCGATGATGCTGCGCCACCTGCGCGGCACCGAGCTAATCGAGAAAGCCGTGCTCTACGGTGCGGTCAAGCATGGCGAGGAGTTCTACATCGTCGTGCAGGAGAAGAAATCCTCCACCAAGCGCGCCCACACCGAGGCCCAGGCCACGGAGCTCTGA
- a CDS encoding dihydrofolate reductase family protein: MRKLIVAAFVSLDGVMQAPGGPSEDLSGGFRFGGWLVPYADQAFGQAIDALFAEPFELLLGRRTYDIFAGYWPRIGAESSDHMIAEVFNRIPKHVATHHPATLEWHNSHGLQGDVREAIGALKRQAGDRLLTQGSSELVQQLLAAGLVDELLLMVHPVLLGAGKRLFGDDAQPAAFSLADSTATPSGVLISRYVRSGEVRTGSFD; encoded by the coding sequence ATGCGCAAGCTCATCGTTGCCGCATTCGTTTCGCTCGATGGCGTCATGCAGGCCCCTGGCGGTCCGAGCGAAGACCTGAGCGGCGGGTTCCGTTTCGGCGGCTGGCTCGTGCCCTATGCCGACCAGGCCTTCGGCCAGGCCATCGATGCGTTGTTCGCCGAGCCGTTCGAGCTGCTGCTGGGGCGGCGCACCTACGACATCTTCGCTGGCTACTGGCCGCGTATCGGCGCCGAGTCGAGCGATCACATGATCGCCGAGGTGTTCAACCGTATCCCCAAGCATGTGGCCACCCACCACCCCGCAACCCTGGAATGGCACAACAGCCATGGGCTGCAGGGCGATGTCCGGGAGGCCATAGGCGCGCTCAAGCGGCAAGCGGGCGACCGTTTGCTGACCCAGGGCAGCAGTGAGCTGGTGCAGCAGCTGCTGGCGGCGGGGCTGGTGGATGAGTTGCTGCTGATGGTTCACCCGGTCCTGCTCGGGGCGGGCAAGCGGCTGTTTGGCGACGATGCCCAGCCGGCAGCCTTTAGCCTGGCGGACTCGACCGCGACGCCGAGCGGCGTGCTCATCAGCCGCTATGTGCGCAGCGGCGAGGTGCGCACTGGGTCGTTCGACTAG
- a CDS encoding type III PLP-dependent enzyme yields MTLPPRISHALADLRREQQEPVCAYLYDLPALRERVRDMRAALPANCELFYAAKANPEAAVLRTLAPLVDGFEAASGGELAWLRQHCPGHPLIFGGPGKLESELEAALAGDLDAFHVESLHELRRLAALARRTGQAIPLLLRLNLKLDEAPDSRLVMGGKPTPFGLDEEALDQALAVLREEPLLTLKGLHFHLLSHQLDVAAHLQLIRAYCRTFRRIAQDAQLPLTLLNVGGGMGIDYRDPHGAFDWPGFCDALHQLVAEEGMADVRLRFEIGRYIAAPCGYYAMEVLDIKRNHGEYFAIARGGTHHFRTPAAQGHDHPFVVVRGEQRAEIEEQTVTLVGQLCTPKDVLARRQPIPALAVGDLLVFTLAGAYAWNISHRDFLMHAPPRMVFLED; encoded by the coding sequence ATGACCCTGCCACCGCGTATCAGCCATGCCCTCGCCGACCTGCGCCGCGAGCAGCAGGAACCGGTCTGCGCCTATCTCTACGACCTGCCGGCCCTACGCGAGCGGGTACGCGACATGCGCGCCGCGCTGCCAGCCAACTGCGAACTGTTCTATGCCGCCAAGGCCAACCCGGAGGCTGCGGTGCTACGCACCTTGGCGCCACTGGTCGATGGCTTCGAGGCGGCGTCCGGCGGCGAGCTGGCCTGGCTGCGCCAACACTGCCCCGGGCACCCGTTGATCTTCGGCGGCCCCGGCAAGCTGGAAAGCGAGCTGGAAGCCGCCCTGGCCGGCGACCTCGACGCCTTCCATGTGGAAAGCCTGCATGAGTTACGCCGCCTGGCAGCCCTGGCCCGGCGAACCGGTCAAGCTATCCCGTTGCTGCTGCGCCTGAACCTGAAACTCGACGAAGCCCCTGACAGCCGCCTGGTGATGGGCGGCAAGCCGACCCCCTTCGGGCTCGATGAAGAAGCGCTCGACCAGGCCCTGGCCGTGCTGCGCGAGGAACCGTTGCTCACCCTCAAGGGCCTGCACTTCCACCTGCTCTCCCACCAGCTCGACGTGGCGGCCCACCTGCAGTTGATCCGCGCCTACTGCCGCACCTTCCGCCGCATCGCCCAGGACGCTCAGTTGCCGCTCACACTGCTGAACGTCGGGGGCGGCATGGGCATCGACTACCGGGACCCGCACGGCGCCTTCGACTGGCCAGGCTTCTGCGATGCCCTGCACCAGTTGGTGGCCGAGGAAGGCATGGCGGATGTGCGCCTGCGCTTCGAAATCGGCCGCTACATCGCCGCGCCCTGTGGCTACTACGCGATGGAAGTGCTGGACATCAAGCGCAACCACGGCGAGTACTTCGCCATCGCCCGCGGCGGTACCCACCATTTCCGCACCCCGGCAGCCCAGGGGCACGACCACCCGTTCGTGGTGGTGCGGGGCGAGCAGCGCGCGGAAATAGAGGAACAGACCGTCACTCTGGTCGGCCAGTTGTGCACGCCCAAGGACGTGCTGGCCCGTCGCCAGCCGATCCCGGCACTGGCGGTCGGCGACCTGCTGGTGTTCACCCTGGCCGGTGCCTATGCCTGGAATATCTCCCACCGCGATTTCCTCATGCACGCACCGCCGCGCATGGTCTTCCTGGAGGATTGA